cacagaagtccaataacgaAATACCGCTGGGGTTCAGGGCCCGTTTGGGCCATAGCCACAACCTGCGGGTGGTGGGCCCACTGGAAGGGGGTCCCACGTTGCCTCTTCAGGCTGCGCCCGGCTGGGCCCCATGGGCGCAGGCCCagccaccaggcgctcgccttcgagccccacccccaggcctggctccggGGGGGGGGGCCCCAGTGACCCGCGTCTGGGCAGGGGGAACGAAGAACCATTTATAGTACTCATCATAAGGGGTcttgtgagctacgctttgtctggtgCCTCCCCCCGCACCTGTTTGCCATGGgagaccctaccaggggcataaagcccccgacaactgagctcctggggtcattgggacacgcaaacccctccaccacgataaggtagtagctcaggaaggggtatttattattatcattatactcattaattcattcagataaataataataataataaacacaaatactctcaaatattacattaaaggAAAAGGTGATTACAACAAGCTGCAAACATTATCCACTCTTTTGATAATCAATcgttattttatcatttattattttattatttattattttattatttattattaaatgtgtttcatcttttatttgttgtgtttttctgtcgGCAGGAGAAACTTTTCTTCCATAAAGTCAGCGAAAGAATCTCTAAACCGAACATCTTCGTCCTCCATAACAGATGGGACGCTTCGGTTACTGAGCCTGAGTATATagatgaggtgtgtgtgtgtgttagtgtgtgtgtgtgtgtgtgtgttagtgtgtgtgtgtgtgtgtgtgtgtgtgtgtgtgtgtgtgtgtgtgtgagtgtgttagtgtgtgtgtgttagtgtgtgttagtgtgtgtgtgtgtgtgtgtgttagtgtgtgtgtgtgtgtgtgtctgtgtgagtgtgttagtgtgtgtgtgttagtgtgtgttagtgtgtgttagtgtgtgtgtgtgtgtgtgtgttagtgtgtgtgttagtgtgtttgtgtgtgtgtgtgtgtgtgtgtgtgtgtgcgtgtgtgtgtgtgtgtgtgttagtttgtgtgttagtgtgtgtgtgtgttagtgtgtgtgtgtctgttagtgtgtgtgtgtctgttagttgtgtgtctgttagtgtgtgtgtgtgtgtagaacaCAGTGTGACCCCCTGCCCCCCCCAGGTGAGGAAGCAGCACCTGGACCGCTGTGTGAGCTTCCTGGCCGAGGAGCTGAAGGTTGTGAGTCTGGACGAAGCGGCCGGCCGGATCTTCTTCGTGTCGGCTAAAGAAGTTCTGATCTCACGGATGCAGCGAGCGCAGGGGATGcctgagacaggtgagacaggtgagacaggtgagggacgGCTCTGTGTGCTCATACAAGAGTTTTACTGACCTCagattaaccctttacatactgctcatatccAGAATGTTTAATGCTGATTTCAGTCacatttgtatattgtatatatttgtatatgaatataaaaatgtgtatcagctacacaaaaatataaaaaggggtattttatttccatgtttgtagactgtgggtcacatgaggaaaagtctggctacaAAAAGtcaatgtgatgtttttacagctctcacatgtaaaagaaaaaaggtcaaatatgaTCAgaaacagggggggggggctccgTTATGATGAATGATTGACGATGTTCGGAGGTTGTCTGGTTTCGTCCTGCAGGAGGTGCTCTGGCTGAAGGCTTCCAGGAGAGACTCCGAGAGTTTCAGAGGTTTGAGAGAACGTTCGAGGTACGAACATTTACtactgtactttactgtagtacagtttgaggtacttgtactttactgtagtacagtttgaggtacttgtactttactgcagtacaattagaggtactagtactttactgcagtacagtttgaggtacttgtactttactgtagtacagtttgaggtacttgtactttactgcagtacaattagaggtactagtactttactgtagtacagtctgaggtacttgtactttactgtagtacagttagaggtacttgtactttactgtagtacagtttgaggtacttgtactttactgtagtacagtttgaggtactcataatacttctgtacttttagGAGGATTTTGCGTGCAgaactttttttaatgaagtatttGTGCTTTGCTGTGttgatacttttactgtaaagtATCAGAGTACTTCTTCCAGCTCTGATTGGGGAATAGATGCtgaacctttgacctttgacctttgaccctgcaGGAGTTCATCTCTCAGTCTGCAGTGAAGACGAAGTTCGAGCAGCACACGGTGAGAGCGTGGCAGATCAGCGAGGCCATCAAAGCCGTGATGGACGCCATCAACATCGCCTCTGCTGACAGGAAGTGAGAAAAACTAACATTCAACACTTCTGTAACAAGAAGGACGACGCTGTGTGTCTGCCCGCTctgatgacctttgacccctgcaGGATCTGCTGTCTGGAGGAGCGCGAGGAGCAGAGGGACCGACTGGACTTTGTTCGAGGACAGATTAACCGTCTGACAGACAACGTCAGAGAGAAGATCAAGACTCTGACCGAGGACGTCTGTGTTAAGGTGGAGAGAAGCCCTAACCCTTCATCCATCTACTGTCTTATATTAATGATCACATGTAGTTCAGACAGAAGCcgtaaccatagactgtatataatggacgtaacatccgtgacgtcacccattggtttgtggactgctgctcggaggccaatagtatcggatctgagcagcgccatcttgaaaatttcaggtgcatgctgggaaaaataaaaacagggattctacttatatgggcatcaggaggagcatgaggcgccctcctgaacctgtgaaccaatcaacctgtcaatcaccacgtagccacgccctaatgcataccctgctttatcgtcacatataaaatcagggaggccaaaatgtcccaaatgaacatcatactgcattgaagaaggctttaaactagcgattgagaccataaacacattttgaaaacgtttactgaggttagaaatcaagtgagaagttggtgaattctccattgacttgtatagagacggaagtccttttgacaccaaaacggtcgccccctggtggccttttgatagaatgcagttttaagttacttccgcgttggcctcatttcagaggaccagaactccccacctggttctAACCCATCCTTCAGTCCAATAAAGAAACCTCACAACCAGACTCAAACTgagagaacatctgcctcgaccggttggagtagagaggaaggagaggagagagaagcacgtTGAACATcaacattgatttttttgacatttgacacaAAGTCTTTAAAGGATTATTCTGCTTTATTTCAGCCTGAAGTTTTATGTGACTCACAGGTTCAAACACGCTGAAATGATTCTTTAAGACTCTTGAGTTATTccataaaatacacatattttatcTGCTGTACATTAATGAATGTGATGTATTCCTGATGTTTCTTTTAATCTGAGACTAAAGGAACAAACTCCAGTCAACACGAAGGGTTAAATCTTCATGTTTAAAACCTACAGAGCCCAGAAAACAACTAATACATGTTCTCTTTTTAATACTTTGTGTTCTGTATTTAACAGATTATTGGTGATGATGATattaatagttgcagctctaactgAACGTGAGTGTTGATGTTCGGCTGTTTAATCGTCCGACAGGTTACCACGGCGATGTCGGATCAGATCCACTCACTTCCTGTTCTGGTGGAGGAGTTCAGAGCCGACTTCAACCCCACACAAGAAACTCTGGAGCTCTACAAGGCCGTGagtactgcacacacacatgcacgcagacacacacacacacaggttgttGTTAAACTGGATTTGAAGTAAAGCAGCTTAATGTGATGTTTGTTCCTCTGAGGCAACGTTTAGATcaagatgacacacacacacacacacacacacacacacgcacacacacacacacacacacacacacagagtcacgtgactgtgtgtgtttgtgtgtttgtgtgtgtgtgtgtgtgtgtgtgtgtgtgtgcgtgtttcaAGGATCagtcaggtgtgttcaggtgcaGTGAGGTCACAGCGTGGGATCAGATGATGAATGATGTCGGCACTGAAAGCTGAACACAGATTTATAGTTTAGTGCAACAAACAGTGaagttgttttgattttaatatatttttaaacatcagtGTGAATCAGAGTTCACTCAGCAggaacatatttcatattttataacttttacacaataaaaacattctgACTGAGCAAATTTAATATTTCAGTTCTCACAGAAAAAGCTGATTGTCCCAAATATGCTGCCTCCATGTGGGACCGTGTCTCAGAGTGTCTCAGAGTGTCTCAGAGTGTCTCAGATTGTCTCAGAGcgtctctcagtgtctcagagtgtctcagagcgtctcagagtgtctcagagtgtctcagagtgtctcagagcgtctctcagtgtctcagagTGTCTCAGAGCGTCTCAGAGcgtctctcagtgtctcagagCGTCTCAGAGCGTCTCAGAGTGTCTCAGAGTGTCTCAGAGCGTCTCAGAGcgtctctcagtgtctcagagTGTCTCAGAGCGTCTCAGAGcgtctctcagtgtctcagagTGTCTCAGAGCGTCTCAGAGTGTCTCAGAGTGTCTCAGAGCGTCTCAGAGcgtctctcagtgtctcagagTGTCTCAGAGCGTCTCAGAGcgtctctcagtgtctcagagTGTCTCAGAGCGTCTCAGAGTGTCTCAGAGTGTCTCAGAGCGTCTCAGAGcgtctctcagtgtctcagagTGTCTCAGAGTGTCTCAGAGTGTCTCAGAGTATCTCACAGTGTCTCACAGTGTCTCACAGTGTCTCAGAGcgtctctcagtgtctcagagCGTCTCAGAGCGTCTCAGAGCGTCTCAGAGcgtctctcagtgtctcagagTATCTCAGAGCGTCTCAGTGTCTCAGAGCGTCTCAGAGCGTCTCAGAGcgtctctcagtgtctcagagTGTCTCAGAGCGTCTCAGAGTGTCTCAGAGCGTCTCAGAGCGTCTCAGAGcgtctctcagtgtctcagagtgtctcagagtctctcagagtgtctcacagtgtctcagagtgtctcagagcgtctcagagtgtctcacagtgtctcagagtgtctcagagtctctcagagtgtctcacagtgtctcagagtctctcagagtgtctcagagtctctcagagTTTCTCAGAGCGTCTCAGAGcgtctctcagtgtctcagagTGTCTCAGAGAGTCTCTCAGTCTGCTTGTCTGTGTTTGGTGTGTCCAGAAGCTGCTGCAGCACGTAGAGGAGAGGATCATCGGCTGTCTGGCTCATCGCTGCTCCATCAGCATCCTCAGAGACATCAAAGACGCCCAGAGACACATGATCGGTATGAACGGCGTCTCACTACGTAACGTCTTCCGTCTGTTCAGGTGTCATCAGTGatgtctgtcctctgtcctcagACAGTGTTCGTCCTCTGCTGTCTCTGACCGTCCAGGAGCAGCTCTCTGCTCCCTCCACCACCTTCGAGTTGACCTATGACCTGGGCCTCGCCGCCCTGTGTGCAGACTTCAGAGAGAACATAGAGTTCCAGTTCTCTCTGGGCTGGACGGCGCTCGTCACGCGTTTCCTCGGCGCCTACAACGCCAGACGAGCGCTGAGCGGCACCGACCCCAGACTGCAGGTGAGCTCACCAACCCGACAGGTTTGTGTTTACAACAGAGTTTCTTCAGACGATTCGTAACCATGGAAACATCGCCTCTCTCTTCAGGAAGGCTCCAGCATAAAGAATGAGATGGTGGTTTCCGTAGCAACAGGTCTGGTCTCCGTCACCTCCCGAGCGTCCATGACGGTCCTGATCATCGGTGGAGTGGTACGACTATTTTCATTAATACATACGATTCATTTTTAGTGAGTTTTAGTAAACATGCTGATGtcttcagatgttttgtttttccaaaacctccaaaaatgtttttcatcagCGTCTGGATCAAATATTTGTCTCTCAGGTGTATCTCGTTGCTGCAGGTGTCTCTCAGGTGTCTCCcaggtgtatctcaggtgtaTCTCGTTGCTGCAGGTGTCTCTCAGGTGTCTCTCAGGTGTATCTCGTTGCTGCAGGTGTCTCTCAGGTGTCTCTCAGGTGTATCTCGTTGCTGCAAGTGTCTCTCAGGTGTGTCTTCTTGCTGCAGGTGTCTCTCAGGTGTGTCTAGTTGCTGCAGGTGTCTCTCAGGTGTCTCTCAGGTGTGTCTTCTTGCTGCAGGTGTCTCTCAGGTGTCTGTCAGGTGTGTCTAGTTACTGCAGGTGTCTCTCAGGTGTGTCTTGTTGCTGCAGGTGTCTCTCAGGTGTGTCTAGTTGCTGCAGGTGTCTCTCAGGTGTCTCTCAGGTGTGTCTAGTTACTGCAGGTGTCTCTCAGGTGTGTCTTGTTGCTGCAGGTGTCTCTCAGGTGTCTCTCAGGTGTGTCTAGTTACTGCAGGTGTCTCTCAGGTGTGTTTTGTTGCTTCAACAGTCTCTCAGGTGTGTCTGGTTGCTGCAAGTGTCTCTCAGGTGTGTCTTCTTGCTGCAGGTGTCTCTCAGGTGACTAGTTGCTGCAGGTGTCTCTCAGGTGACTCTCAGGTGTGTCTTCTTGCTGCAGGTGTCTCTCAGGTGGGGTGTGTCTGGTTGCTGCAGGTGTCTCTCAGGTGTCTCTCAGGTGTGTCTTCTTGCTGCAGGTGTCTCTCAGGTGTCTCTCAGGTGTGTCTTCTTGCTGCAGGTATGGCGTTCGGTGGGCTGGCGGGtcatcgctctctctctgtcgctgTACGGTCTCCTCTACCTGTACGAGAAGTTCACCTGGACGAACGCCAGCAGGGAGCGCGTTCTGAAGCGGCAGTTCACGGAGCACGCTGCCCATCGCCTGAGAGCCGTCATCCCCGTCAGCAGCTCCGCCTGCAGCCAGCAGGTCTACAAGTAAGACCCCCCCACCTGACCCTAAGCACCCCCACCTGACCCTAACCTCCCACCTGACCCTAACCCCCCACCTGACCCTGACCTCCCCACCTGACCCTAACCTCCCTCCTGACCCTAACCCCCCACCTGACCCTGACCTCCCCACCTGACCCTAACCTCCCTCCTGACCCTAACCCCCTCCCACCTGACCCTaacctcctgtgtgtgtgtttcagggagCTGGCTGCTACCTTCAGCCGGCTGACTCAGCGTGTGGATCTGAGTGA
This genomic interval from Scomber scombrus chromosome 11, fScoSco1.1, whole genome shotgun sequence contains the following:
- the mfn1a gene encoding mitofusin-1 isoform X2 — its product is MDNVDPSPLRRFVVAKLSITSIFDQLLDFVKDGSAFVDEAWRSDELGQVAVEEQSLEMQSCATKLATIREILLRRHMKVAFFGRTSNGKSTVINAMLRDRVLPSGIGHTTNCFLRVEGTDREDAYLTTEVSNERRSIMTVNQLAHALHMDPTLDSGSLVKVLWPKSRCALLRDDLVLMDSPGTDVTLELDSWIDKFCLDADVFVLVGNAESTLMNTEKLFFHKVSERISKPNIFVLHNRWDASVTEPEYIDEVRKQHLDRCVSFLAEELKVVSLDEAAGRIFFVSAKEVLISRMQRAQGMPETGGALAEGFQERLREFQRFERTFEEFISQSAVKTKFEQHTVRAWQISEAIKAVMDAINIASADRKICCLEEREEQRDRLDFVRGQINRLTDNVREKIKTLTEDVCVKVTTAMSDQIHSLPVLVEEFRADFNPTQETLELYKAKLLQHVEERIIGCLAHRCSISILRDIKDAQRHMIDSVRPLLSLTVQEQLSAPSTTFELTYDLGLAALCADFRENIEFQFSLGWTALVTRFLGAYNARRALSGTDPRLQEGSSIKNEMVVSVATGLVSVTSRASMTVLIIGGVVWRSVGWRVIALSLSLYGLLYLYEKFTWTNASRERVLKRQFTEHAAHRLRAVIPVSSSACSQQVYKELAATFSRLTQRVDLSEAELEGNIRQLSFRIQRLENIQRRSKAFRNRATELETQLEAFSVQYLQGN
- the mfn1a gene encoding mitofusin-1 isoform X3, with translation MDNVDPSPLRRFVVAKLSITSIFDQLLDFVKDGSAFVDEAWRSDELGQVAVEEQSLEMQSCATKLATIREILLRRHMKVAFFGRTSNGKSTVINAMLRDRVLPSGIGHTTNCFLRVEGTDREDAYLTTEVSNERRSIMTVNQLAHALHMDPTLDSGSLVKVLWPKSRCALLRDDLVLMDSPGTDVTLELDSWIDKFCLDADVFVLVGNAESTLMNTEKLFFHKVSERISKPNIFVLHNRWDASVTEPEYIDEVRKQHLDRCVSFLAEELKVVSLDEAAGRIFFVSAKEVLISRMQRAQGMPETGETGGALAEGFQERLREFQRFERTFEEFISQSAVKTKFEQHTVRAWQISEAIKAVMDAINIASADRKICCLEEREEQRDRLDFVRGQINRLTDNVREKIKTLTEDVCVKVTTAMSDQIHSLPVLVEEFRADFNPTQETLELYKAKLLQHVEERIIGCLAHRCSISILRDIKDAQRHMIDSVRPLLSLTVQEQLSAPSTTFELTYDLGLAALCADFRENIEFQFSLGWTALVTRFLGAYNARRALSGTDPRLQEGSSIKNEMVVSVATGLVSVTSRASMTVLIIGGVVRLFSLIHTIHF
- the mfn1a gene encoding mitofusin-1 isoform X1 — translated: MDNVDPSPLRRFVVAKLSITSIFDQLLDFVKDGSAFVDEAWRSDELGQVAVEEQSLEMQSCATKLATIREILLRRHMKVAFFGRTSNGKSTVINAMLRDRVLPSGIGHTTNCFLRVEGTDREDAYLTTEVSNERRSIMTVNQLAHALHMDPTLDSGSLVKVLWPKSRCALLRDDLVLMDSPGTDVTLELDSWIDKFCLDADVFVLVGNAESTLMNTEKLFFHKVSERISKPNIFVLHNRWDASVTEPEYIDEVRKQHLDRCVSFLAEELKVVSLDEAAGRIFFVSAKEVLISRMQRAQGMPETGETGGALAEGFQERLREFQRFERTFEEFISQSAVKTKFEQHTVRAWQISEAIKAVMDAINIASADRKICCLEEREEQRDRLDFVRGQINRLTDNVREKIKTLTEDVCVKVTTAMSDQIHSLPVLVEEFRADFNPTQETLELYKAKLLQHVEERIIGCLAHRCSISILRDIKDAQRHMIDSVRPLLSLTVQEQLSAPSTTFELTYDLGLAALCADFRENIEFQFSLGWTALVTRFLGAYNARRALSGTDPRLQEGSSIKNEMVVSVATGLVSVTSRASMTVLIIGGVVWRSVGWRVIALSLSLYGLLYLYEKFTWTNASRERVLKRQFTEHAAHRLRAVIPVSSSACSQQVYKELAATFSRLTQRVDLSEAELEGNIRQLSFRIQRLENIQRRSKAFRNRATELETQLEAFSVQYLQGN